The Miscanthus floridulus cultivar M001 chromosome 7, ASM1932011v1, whole genome shotgun sequence genome includes a region encoding these proteins:
- the LOC136463625 gene encoding uncharacterized protein, with protein sequence MASPGSDDGVVSAAAVVCCMCGDHGLPRELFRCNLCRLRTQHRYCSDLYPRVAGPYMSCNWCLRQGGAAGGGDSPSQVKASATKGTKRRINGDDRDSDESARYGCSRSAFSADPGKPIKKPKKGKGRERAVQQPEPVVTTVSKKRQREVQPGKPRFKVKVRRYKLLAEVMC encoded by the exons ATGGCGTCTCCCGGCTCCGACGATGGTGTCGTCTCGGCCGCTGCCGTCGTCTGCTGCATGTGCGGTGACCATGGCCTGCCGCGCGAGCTGTTCCGGTGCAACCTCTGCCGCCTTCGTACACAGCACAG ATACTGCAGCGACCTGTACCCGAGGGTGGCGGGGCCGTACATGAGCTGCAACTGGTGCCTCAggcagggcggcgccgccggaggGGGCGACTCGCCGTCACAGGTTAAGGCGTCGGCGACGAAAGGGACCAAACGGAGGATCAACGGCGACGACCGCGATAGTGATGAGAGCGCCCGCTATGGATGCTCCAGGTCAGCGTTCTCGGCGGACCCTGGGAAGCCGATCAAGAAACCTAAGAAGGGCAAGGGCCGTGAAAGAGCAGTGCAGCAGCCGGAGCCGGTGGTGACGACGGTGTCTAAGAAAAGACAAAGGGAGGTGCAGCCTGGCAAGCCGCGGTTCAAGGTGAAGGTGCGGCGGTACAAGCTCCTCGCGGAGGTGATGTGCTAG
- the LOC136463627 gene encoding SKP1-like protein 3 translates to MSSEKKMVCLRSSDDKAFKVSEEVISAASMMTKGMIAKAPKSTGATTTTTLPIPNVTATTLSRVLDYIKKHSADIQPDDYNFCAPGDEQPLARFNDDFIDVDNDTLIDLVHAAEYLNIQKLFDLTCKAVADKLKGWTIDEIRKTFGIVNDYTKEEEEEEEVRRENSWAFE, encoded by the coding sequence ATGTCATCAGAGAAGAAGATGGTCTGCCTCCGCAGCTCGGACGACAAGGCCTTCAAGGTGTCGGAGGAGGTCATCAGCGCTGCCTCGATGATGACCAAGGGCATGATCGCCAAAGCACCAAAGTCCACtggcgccaccaccaccaccacgctccCAATCCCGAACGTCACCGCCACCACGCTCTCCCGCGTTCTCGACTACATCAAAAAGCACTCTGCTGACATCCAGCCCGATGACTACAACTTCTGCGCCCCTGGCGACGAGCAACCCCTCGCCCGCTTCAACGATGACTTCATCGATGTCGACAATGACACCCTCATTGACCTAGTACATGCAGCTGAGTACCTAAACATTCAGAAGCTGTTCGACCTGACATGCAAGGCGGTGGCAGATAAGTTGAAGGGATGGACAATCGACGAGATCCGCAAGACGTTCGGCATTGTCAACGACTACaccaaggaagaggaagaggaagaggaggtgcgCAGGGAGAACTCATGGGCATTTGAGTGA